Proteins encoded together in one Entomobacter blattae window:
- a CDS encoding baseplate J/gp47 family protein: MPFLRPTLKQLVQQGVQDITSAGIEGVGALLTNSVLGVINTVLSGMSWLHFSYLDWIAKQAVPWTASDEYLAAWGAMKGVYLKQANKAGGQVIFIARGNTTLPTGTLISRPDGLLYITTQDAVRNGDTLQAPVTAVNGGAAGNYALGASVSLASPVIGIESTGSVTQAITGGSDTETQEQFRTRVLDVFRATGSNGREQDYINWALAVSGVTRAWVARNGFGPGTVVLYIMLDNANADLNGFPIGRNGSASLETRYQQATGDQLRVANAIWDEQPVTALVIVCAPQPLTVNFTISDTGTANSEENRKAVYNALQAMFLRLSSPGGTLYPSDWNEAISTVTALPHFTVTAPSTSIIASTGTMPVLGTVTLQS; this comes from the coding sequence ATGCCATTTTTGCGACCAACACTCAAACAGCTCGTTCAGCAAGGTGTGCAGGATATTACCTCAGCAGGAATAGAAGGGGTTGGAGCACTCCTCACCAACTCCGTTCTGGGTGTTATTAACACGGTTCTCTCTGGGATGAGTTGGTTACATTTCTCCTACCTAGATTGGATTGCCAAACAGGCCGTCCCCTGGACAGCCAGTGATGAATATTTGGCCGCCTGGGGTGCCATGAAAGGGGTCTACCTCAAACAGGCCAATAAAGCCGGGGGGCAGGTCATATTTATAGCTCGGGGCAATACAACGCTCCCTACCGGCACACTCATTAGTCGTCCAGATGGCCTGCTTTATATCACCACACAGGATGCCGTAAGAAACGGTGATACCCTTCAAGCCCCTGTTACGGCGGTAAATGGGGGGGCAGCAGGCAATTATGCCTTGGGTGCTTCTGTTAGCCTGGCTAGCCCTGTTATAGGTATAGAAAGCACGGGTAGTGTCACTCAAGCTATAACTGGCGGGTCTGATACTGAAACACAGGAGCAATTCCGCACCCGTGTGCTGGATGTGTTTCGCGCAACCGGCAGTAATGGGCGCGAGCAGGACTATATTAACTGGGCATTGGCTGTCTCAGGGGTAACACGCGCCTGGGTTGCCAGAAACGGTTTTGGGCCCGGCACTGTCGTGCTCTATATTATGCTCGATAATGCCAATGCAGATTTGAACGGTTTCCCTATAGGGCGCAACGGTTCTGCCAGTCTGGAGACACGCTATCAACAGGCCACAGGCGACCAGCTCAGAGTCGCTAATGCAATATGGGACGAACAACCCGTTACAGCCCTTGTCATTGTCTGCGCCCCCCAACCGCTCACAGTAAATTTTACTATATCTGATACAGGGACCGCCAATTCAGAGGAAAACCGTAAAGCTGTTTATAACGCTCTACAGGCCATGTTTTTACGCCTTTCCTCACCAGGTGGCACACTTTACCCTAGCGACTGGAACGAGGCCATCTCAACAGTCACAGCACTACCTCATTTTACGGTCACTGCCCCTTCAACTTCCATCATCGCCTCAACAGGTACAATGCCAGTTCTCGGCACGGTAACACTCCAATCATGA
- a CDS encoding phage baseplate assembly protein V — protein sequence MSLEKRLARRVSMSTSLGRLSADINQSKSTPTAQMVLGGSEVRSDIPFLQHYGFASLPLAGTDLHISFQSGDRTHGVVTASNDQRYRPQALKPGESCLYNHNGSMVLIQKDGTIYIKPSNGKVVIDAKDITITGDVTLKGKLSVSEEITGKEVEASGVKLTSHRHSNGNQGQPTGGPLS from the coding sequence ATGTCCCTTGAAAAACGCCTGGCTAGACGGGTGAGCATGTCCACCTCACTCGGTCGCTTAAGTGCCGATATCAACCAGTCCAAATCAACGCCTACGGCACAAATGGTTTTAGGAGGAAGCGAGGTGCGTTCTGATATACCATTCCTTCAACATTACGGGTTTGCAAGCTTACCTTTGGCTGGAACAGACCTGCATATTTCATTCCAGAGTGGGGATAGAACCCACGGGGTAGTTACTGCCAGTAATGATCAACGCTATCGTCCACAAGCTCTAAAACCTGGTGAAAGCTGTCTTTATAATCATAATGGCAGTATGGTTCTTATCCAAAAAGATGGTACTATTTATATTAAACCCTCTAATGGCAAGGTTGTTATTGATGCCAAGGATATTACTATTACCGGTGACGTTACCCTTAAAGGCAAACTCTCTGTCAGTGAAGAAATCACTGGTAAAGAGGTAGAAGCGTCTGGGGTAAAACTAACCTCTCACCGCCACAGTAATGGCAATCAGGGCCAGCCCACGGGAGGCCCCCTCTCATGA
- a CDS encoding putative phage tail protein, which translates to MIFNNENFTKALLDLFPKGPIWNRLPDGPMAFLCKIWAQPFARNAARAEVLLTDVFPGTSSETLPEWEKTVGLPDPNLPALDPSLEGRRTSVVNRLTDTGQSDQDYYISIAKSYGYPITITFFSPLVFGQTFGLAFRGEVWAHVWQVNAPEASSSVPGGKAQLEQILRALAPPHTIVIFNYI; encoded by the coding sequence ATGATATTTAACAATGAGAATTTTACCAAAGCCTTGTTGGATTTGTTCCCCAAAGGGCCGATATGGAACCGCTTGCCCGATGGGCCAATGGCGTTTCTGTGTAAAATATGGGCCCAGCCTTTTGCCAGGAATGCCGCACGGGCTGAAGTTTTGTTGACAGATGTCTTCCCCGGCACCTCTTCTGAAACATTACCTGAATGGGAGAAAACGGTTGGGTTGCCTGATCCAAATTTGCCAGCTTTGGATCCATCCCTTGAAGGCAGACGGACAAGTGTTGTAAACCGCCTGACGGATACGGGCCAGAGTGACCAGGATTATTACATCTCAATCGCCAAAAGCTATGGTTACCCCATTACCATAACATTTTTTTCACCTCTTGTCTTTGGCCAAACTTTTGGCCTGGCTTTTAGGGGGGAGGTTTGGGCCCATGTCTGGCAGGTGAACGCGCCAGAAGCCTCCTCTTCTGTTCCGGGCGGCAAAGCACAATTAGAACAGATTTTACGAGCCCTTGCACCGCCTCATACCATCGTCATATTCAACTACATATAG
- a CDS encoding phage GP46 family protein → MTTTAMMRDVKIVWNDQTLHGDWVLDNGDLALDNALLSAVLVSLFSDGLAPLEPTALDAQVGLITPQDRRGWWGDALRKTPIGSRLWQLKRSIKANQSSVLLEAKDLCFDALSWLVNEGIVGKIAVETSWKSATTLLIKITLTRPNSNAPDLFQFQYAWEGLV, encoded by the coding sequence ATGACGACAACTGCTATGATGAGGGATGTTAAAATTGTCTGGAACGACCAAACCCTGCATGGGGATTGGGTTTTAGATAATGGCGATCTGGCTTTGGATAATGCTCTACTGTCCGCTGTACTAGTCTCACTGTTTTCTGATGGCCTGGCCCCATTGGAACCCACAGCTTTAGATGCACAAGTGGGGCTTATAACCCCACAGGACAGGCGCGGCTGGTGGGGTGATGCTCTACGGAAAACCCCAATTGGTTCACGCCTGTGGCAGCTTAAACGGAGTATAAAAGCCAATCAGTCCAGTGTTTTACTAGAGGCTAAAGATCTTTGTTTTGATGCCCTTTCTTGGCTGGTTAATGAAGGTATCGTGGGCAAAATTGCCGTTGAAACCAGCTGGAAAAGTGCAACAACCCTGCTCATAAAAATTACCTTAACTCGGCCCAACAGTAATGCACCCGATCTATTTCAATTCCAGTACGCCTGGGAAGGGTTAGTCTAA
- a CDS encoding Blp family class II bacteriocin: MSLSSMRELSTEELFFVSGRKNFSWQTIVGGAVGGAITGAGKGAYSGLVGGPGTIAGGAIGGALIGGVLGAAGAAWKYYH; this comes from the coding sequence ATGTCATTATCATCCATGAGAGAATTATCTACTGAAGAGCTTTTTTTTGTTTCAGGGAGGAAAAATTTTTCTTGGCAAACCATCGTAGGTGGTGCAGTTGGGGGCGCCATTACAGGGGCCGGTAAGGGAGCTTACTCTGGCTTGGTTGGTGGTCCAGGTACCATTGCCGGCGGCGCTATTGGTGGTGCACTTATTGGCGGCGTTTTAGGTGCTGCAGGCGCTGCTTGGAAATATTATCATTAG
- a CDS encoding phage fiber-tail adaptor protein has product MPTPFNLPIDVYQNPSSQACTPHTPGPFPPDHNCNIPNRPPFPPPCVPDDVAPGNWFVVPPGPLAFDSMVLGNKGPGESRRYWIDFHNQLARDDELTAISAEAGDPKLVLSEFVADPENRGAFYVTISGGTLNMRSGIRFRLILDTGEVREVVLQSLVMDQGLISGPNCPPVSLGRGIRGTQIWIADKDPDASYVPPNGFAPLVYDLVINETTNGLWQYQPVTPGSRSNAWKFIIVLGGPRGEPGKSAYQSWLDTGHTGSEDEFVASLKGEKGDSLNSALFKQMFEDFMAELPLTDPGDGVSLWNNGNIPTISVAKEENF; this is encoded by the coding sequence ATGCCCACTCCATTCAATCTGCCTATTGATGTGTACCAAAATCCATCATCGCAAGCCTGTACGCCACATACACCTGGTCCATTTCCACCAGACCATAATTGCAACATTCCCAATCGTCCCCCTTTTCCACCGCCCTGTGTTCCAGACGATGTAGCACCTGGCAATTGGTTTGTTGTTCCACCAGGCCCTCTTGCTTTTGACTCCATGGTATTAGGCAATAAGGGGCCGGGGGAGAGCAGGCGGTATTGGATCGACTTTCATAACCAGCTTGCCAGAGACGATGAGCTTACAGCCATCAGTGCAGAAGCTGGTGATCCTAAATTGGTGCTCTCGGAGTTTGTGGCTGATCCTGAAAACAGGGGCGCATTTTACGTTACTATTTCCGGCGGCACGCTGAATATGCGCTCTGGTATCCGTTTCCGGCTCATTTTGGATACCGGTGAGGTGCGTGAGGTCGTGCTGCAAAGCCTGGTGATGGATCAGGGGCTGATCAGTGGGCCCAATTGTCCGCCTGTATCATTGGGGCGTGGGATACGGGGAACGCAGATCTGGATAGCAGACAAAGACCCCGATGCTTCCTACGTTCCCCCTAACGGGTTTGCGCCCCTGGTCTACGACCTGGTGATTAACGAGACCACGAACGGGTTGTGGCAGTATCAACCCGTTACTCCAGGCAGCCGTAGTAACGCATGGAAATTTATTATCGTATTGGGCGGCCCACGTGGTGAGCCTGGTAAATCGGCCTATCAGAGCTGGCTTGATACTGGCCATACGGGGAGCGAGGACGAGTTTGTAGCCTCTCTCAAGGGGGAGAAGGGCGATTCGTTGAATAGTGCTCTATTCAAGCAGATGTTTGAGGATTTTATGGCAGAGCTACCCCTTACTGACCCGGGAGATGGTGTTTCCCTGTGGAACAACGGGAATATTCCAACAATAAGCGTGGCTAAGGAAGAAAATTTTTGA